In Zingiber officinale cultivar Zhangliang chromosome 6A, Zo_v1.1, whole genome shotgun sequence, a single genomic region encodes these proteins:
- the LOC121996980 gene encoding uncharacterized protein LOC121996980 isoform X1, with the protein MRRVTRTGSPEVVKVSEESPESSFRELDDVFLQTQTRIWLGEVLQFRIDEEMPIADLLADGELLFQVSKVVWKRLLKNHAELRNSKLFIYEHTSFARRNSRYMPYPKVDSFLKICQILGLTGIDLFSPSDVVEKRDIRRVSMCVRSFSKKARLKGLSVPDFDIVTYTIVMPTDLVGGICRSLEQSRCSSSSSSSYGMNFRRLYRKKGFEGGYESDEAESSYNELEFESPSLHVSFPAACMLDLDPEDYPQRRSVEDEFFKVHDYFELEDQTHNEDSHKNNQHEKNILLESTDSTFGGIIQSDSSKSSFSSHEKSPQEVQARLEDRYQTFNVSIPKTCLTELPTFDSLIDTVPANGHIKETFADMAVENLSSIIEKHDDMVYERWLRHEDHQNGIPICILQFDDDSKTSCCSSADGCTSPEGSVVDESIPSTLCETSYQTRSDIARRNCVSTHDLYCGNVHGSLETGEGEGISDSKVVCDHCSRGLVSMEFMGIYHANEVTSDWSYISGSHLASESADHINNFLPCVLAESGDDSFCDWTNLSCSKTGILKELKGRMSAEENLEIEDGVHFIKDVVTIRKLPDPDDTKEREKIMEGYKKNLASTSTTSEVKVGNTGKRVLKSLAGSVTLIGALLVFLHLRRKRERERSSHTVLPLPAHETYQEVYTNKKVEINNYDKRYPGERLKL; encoded by the exons ATGAGGCGGGTGACGAGAACGGGCTCGCCGGAGGTAGTGAAGGTGAGCGAAGAATCGCCGGAGTCCAGCTTCCGCGAGCTCGACGATGTGTTCTTGCAG ACTCAAACAAGAATATGGCTCGGAGAAGTTCTGCAATTTAGAATCGATGAGGAGATGCCTATTGCTGATTTGCTTGCTGATGGGGAGTTGCT CTTCCAAGTGTCCAAAGTTGTTTGGAAGAGGCTCTTGAAGAATCATGCTGAGCTAAGAAACTCGAAATTATTTATATATGAACACACATCATTTGCTAGGAGGAATAGCCGATATATGCCATATCCCAAAGTCGATTCGTTTTTGAAG ATCTGCCAAATCCTTGGGTTAACTGGAATTGATTTGTTCTCACCATCTGATGTTGTTGAGAAAAGGGACATTCGCAGAGTGAGTATGTGTGTTCGTTCTTTCTCAAAGAAAGCTCGATTGAAAGGCTTAAGC GTTCCAGATTTTGACATAGTCACATACACAATAGTCATGCCAACTGATCTAGTTGGTGGTATCTGCAGAAGTTTGGAGCAGTCAAGATGCAGCTCATCAAGCTCCAGTAGCTACGGCATGAACTTTAGAAGGTTATATAGAAAG AAAGGTTTTGAGGGTGGTTATGAATCTGATGAAGCAGAAAGCAGTTATAATGAATTAGAATTTGAAAGTCCCTCGTTGCATGTTTCATTTCCTGCTGCATGCATGCTCGATCTAGACCCAGAAGATTATCCCCAAAGAAGGTCAGTTGAGGATGAGTTCTTTAAAGTGCACGACTACTTTGAATTGGAAGATCAAACACACAACGAAGATAGTCACAAGAACAATCAACACGAGAAAAACATATTACTTGAATCTACTGATTCCACATTTGGAGGCATTATACAAAGTGATAGTAGCAAGAGTAGTTTCTCATCTCATGAAAAATCTCCACAGGAAGTACAAGCTCGATTGGAAGATCGATACCAAACTTTTAATGTTTCTATCCCCAAAACTTGCTTAACAGAACTGCCAACCTTTGATTCTCTTATAGATACTGTTCCTGCGAATGGACATATTAAGGAGACATTTGCAGATATGGCTGTTGAAAATCTGAGCAGCATAATTGAGAAACATGATGATATGGTATATGAAAGGTGGCTTCGACATGAAGACCACCAGAATGGCATTCCTATTTGTattcttcaattcgatgatgatTCAAAGACTAGTTGTTGCAGTTCTGCTGATGGATGCACATCACCAGAAGGTTCTGTTGTGGATGAGAGCATTCCAAGTACTTTGTGTGAAACCTCCTATCAAACAAGGAGTGATATTGCAAGGAGAAATTGTGTTAGCACCCACGATCTTTACTGTGGAAATGTGCATGGCAGTTTAGAAACcggagaaggtgaagggattaGCGACTCTAAAGTTGTCTGTGATCATTGCTCTAGAGGTCTAGTTAGTATGGAATTTATGGGCATCTATCATGCGAATGAAGTGACATCGGACTGGAGCTACATCTCTGGAAGTCATCTTGCTTCTGAATCTGCTGATCATATCAATAATTTCCTTCCCTGTGTTCTTGCAGAATCTGGCGATGACTCTTTCTGCGACTGGACAAACTTATCATGCTCGAAAACTGGAATTCTGAAAGAACTGAAAGGACGTATGTCTGCTGAGGAAAACTTGGAGATTGAAGATGGAGTTCATTTCATTAAGGATGTTGTCACAATAAGGAAGCTCCCAGATCCAGATGATACAAAAGAAAGAGAGAAG ATTATGGAAGGCTACAAAAAGAATTTAGCATCAACATCAACGACAAGTGAGGTTAAGGTGGGGAACACAGGGAAAAGGGTACTGAAATCCCTTGCAGGCAGTGTTACATTGATCGGTGCACTGCTTGTCTTTCTTCATCTGAG GAGAAAGAGGGAAAGAGAGAGAAGTAGCCACACTGTGTTGCCTCTACCAGCTCATGAAACATATCAGGAAGTATACACAAACAAGAAAGTGGAGATTAACAACTATGACAAAAGATACCCTGGGGAGAGGCTTAAGCTTTAA
- the LOC121996980 gene encoding uncharacterized protein LOC121996980 isoform X2 — MRRVTRTGSPEVVKVSEESPESSFRELDDVFLQTQTRIWLGEVLQFRIDEEMPIADLLADGELLFQVSKVVWKRLLKNHAELRNSKLFIYEHTSFARRNSRYMPYPKVDSFLKICQILGLTGIDLFSPSDVVEKRDIRRVSMCVRSFSKKARLKGLSVPDFDIVTYTIVMPTDLVGGICRSLEQSRCSSSSSSSYGMNFRRLYRKKGFEGGYESDEAESSYNELEFESPSLHVSFPAACMLDLDPEDYPQRRSVEDEFFKVHDYFELEDQTHNEDSHKNNQHEKNILLESTDSTFGGIIQSDSSKSSFSSHEKSPQEVQARLEDRYQTFNVSIPKTCLTELPTFDSLIDTVPANGHIKETFADMAVENLSSIIEKHDDMVYERWLRHEDHQNGIPICILQFDDDSKTSCCSSADGCTSPEGSVVDESIPSTLCETSYQTRSDIARRNCVSTHDLYCGNVHGSLETGEGEGISDSKVVCDHCSRESGDDSFCDWTNLSCSKTGILKELKGRMSAEENLEIEDGVHFIKDVVTIRKLPDPDDTKEREKIMEGYKKNLASTSTTSEVKVGNTGKRVLKSLAGSVTLIGALLVFLHLRRKRERERSSHTVLPLPAHETYQEVYTNKKVEINNYDKRYPGERLKL; from the exons ATGAGGCGGGTGACGAGAACGGGCTCGCCGGAGGTAGTGAAGGTGAGCGAAGAATCGCCGGAGTCCAGCTTCCGCGAGCTCGACGATGTGTTCTTGCAG ACTCAAACAAGAATATGGCTCGGAGAAGTTCTGCAATTTAGAATCGATGAGGAGATGCCTATTGCTGATTTGCTTGCTGATGGGGAGTTGCT CTTCCAAGTGTCCAAAGTTGTTTGGAAGAGGCTCTTGAAGAATCATGCTGAGCTAAGAAACTCGAAATTATTTATATATGAACACACATCATTTGCTAGGAGGAATAGCCGATATATGCCATATCCCAAAGTCGATTCGTTTTTGAAG ATCTGCCAAATCCTTGGGTTAACTGGAATTGATTTGTTCTCACCATCTGATGTTGTTGAGAAAAGGGACATTCGCAGAGTGAGTATGTGTGTTCGTTCTTTCTCAAAGAAAGCTCGATTGAAAGGCTTAAGC GTTCCAGATTTTGACATAGTCACATACACAATAGTCATGCCAACTGATCTAGTTGGTGGTATCTGCAGAAGTTTGGAGCAGTCAAGATGCAGCTCATCAAGCTCCAGTAGCTACGGCATGAACTTTAGAAGGTTATATAGAAAG AAAGGTTTTGAGGGTGGTTATGAATCTGATGAAGCAGAAAGCAGTTATAATGAATTAGAATTTGAAAGTCCCTCGTTGCATGTTTCATTTCCTGCTGCATGCATGCTCGATCTAGACCCAGAAGATTATCCCCAAAGAAGGTCAGTTGAGGATGAGTTCTTTAAAGTGCACGACTACTTTGAATTGGAAGATCAAACACACAACGAAGATAGTCACAAGAACAATCAACACGAGAAAAACATATTACTTGAATCTACTGATTCCACATTTGGAGGCATTATACAAAGTGATAGTAGCAAGAGTAGTTTCTCATCTCATGAAAAATCTCCACAGGAAGTACAAGCTCGATTGGAAGATCGATACCAAACTTTTAATGTTTCTATCCCCAAAACTTGCTTAACAGAACTGCCAACCTTTGATTCTCTTATAGATACTGTTCCTGCGAATGGACATATTAAGGAGACATTTGCAGATATGGCTGTTGAAAATCTGAGCAGCATAATTGAGAAACATGATGATATGGTATATGAAAGGTGGCTTCGACATGAAGACCACCAGAATGGCATTCCTATTTGTattcttcaattcgatgatgatTCAAAGACTAGTTGTTGCAGTTCTGCTGATGGATGCACATCACCAGAAGGTTCTGTTGTGGATGAGAGCATTCCAAGTACTTTGTGTGAAACCTCCTATCAAACAAGGAGTGATATTGCAAGGAGAAATTGTGTTAGCACCCACGATCTTTACTGTGGAAATGTGCATGGCAGTTTAGAAACcggagaaggtgaagggattaGCGACTCTAAAGTTGTCTGTGATCATTGCTCTAGAG AATCTGGCGATGACTCTTTCTGCGACTGGACAAACTTATCATGCTCGAAAACTGGAATTCTGAAAGAACTGAAAGGACGTATGTCTGCTGAGGAAAACTTGGAGATTGAAGATGGAGTTCATTTCATTAAGGATGTTGTCACAATAAGGAAGCTCCCAGATCCAGATGATACAAAAGAAAGAGAGAAG ATTATGGAAGGCTACAAAAAGAATTTAGCATCAACATCAACGACAAGTGAGGTTAAGGTGGGGAACACAGGGAAAAGGGTACTGAAATCCCTTGCAGGCAGTGTTACATTGATCGGTGCACTGCTTGTCTTTCTTCATCTGAG GAGAAAGAGGGAAAGAGAGAGAAGTAGCCACACTGTGTTGCCTCTACCAGCTCATGAAACATATCAGGAAGTATACACAAACAAGAAAGTGGAGATTAACAACTATGACAAAAGATACCCTGGGGAGAGGCTTAAGCTTTAA
- the LOC121996980 gene encoding uncharacterized protein LOC121996980 isoform X6 — MPYPKVDSFLKICQILGLTGIDLFSPSDVVEKRDIRRVSMCVRSFSKKARLKGLSVPDFDIVTYTIVMPTDLVGGICRSLEQSRCSSSSSSSYGMNFRRLYRKKGFEGGYESDEAESSYNELEFESPSLHVSFPAACMLDLDPEDYPQRRSVEDEFFKVHDYFELEDQTHNEDSHKNNQHEKNILLESTDSTFGGIIQSDSSKSSFSSHEKSPQEVQARLEDRYQTFNVSIPKTCLTELPTFDSLIDTVPANGHIKETFADMAVENLSSIIEKHDDMVYERWLRHEDHQNGIPICILQFDDDSKTSCCSSADGCTSPEGSVVDESIPSTLCETSYQTRSDIARRNCVSTHDLYCGNVHGSLETGEGEGISDSKVVCDHCSRGLVSMEFMGIYHANEVTSDWSYISGSHLASESADHINNFLPCVLAESGDDSFCDWTNLSCSKTGILKELKGRMSAEENLEIEDGVHFIKDVVTIRKLPDPDDTKEREKIMEGYKKNLASTSTTSEVKVGNTGKRVLKSLAGSVTLIGALLVFLHLRRKRERERSSHTVLPLPAHETYQEVYTNKKVEINNYDKRYPGERLKL; from the exons ATGCCATATCCCAAAGTCGATTCGTTTTTGAAG ATCTGCCAAATCCTTGGGTTAACTGGAATTGATTTGTTCTCACCATCTGATGTTGTTGAGAAAAGGGACATTCGCAGAGTGAGTATGTGTGTTCGTTCTTTCTCAAAGAAAGCTCGATTGAAAGGCTTAAGC GTTCCAGATTTTGACATAGTCACATACACAATAGTCATGCCAACTGATCTAGTTGGTGGTATCTGCAGAAGTTTGGAGCAGTCAAGATGCAGCTCATCAAGCTCCAGTAGCTACGGCATGAACTTTAGAAGGTTATATAGAAAG AAAGGTTTTGAGGGTGGTTATGAATCTGATGAAGCAGAAAGCAGTTATAATGAATTAGAATTTGAAAGTCCCTCGTTGCATGTTTCATTTCCTGCTGCATGCATGCTCGATCTAGACCCAGAAGATTATCCCCAAAGAAGGTCAGTTGAGGATGAGTTCTTTAAAGTGCACGACTACTTTGAATTGGAAGATCAAACACACAACGAAGATAGTCACAAGAACAATCAACACGAGAAAAACATATTACTTGAATCTACTGATTCCACATTTGGAGGCATTATACAAAGTGATAGTAGCAAGAGTAGTTTCTCATCTCATGAAAAATCTCCACAGGAAGTACAAGCTCGATTGGAAGATCGATACCAAACTTTTAATGTTTCTATCCCCAAAACTTGCTTAACAGAACTGCCAACCTTTGATTCTCTTATAGATACTGTTCCTGCGAATGGACATATTAAGGAGACATTTGCAGATATGGCTGTTGAAAATCTGAGCAGCATAATTGAGAAACATGATGATATGGTATATGAAAGGTGGCTTCGACATGAAGACCACCAGAATGGCATTCCTATTTGTattcttcaattcgatgatgatTCAAAGACTAGTTGTTGCAGTTCTGCTGATGGATGCACATCACCAGAAGGTTCTGTTGTGGATGAGAGCATTCCAAGTACTTTGTGTGAAACCTCCTATCAAACAAGGAGTGATATTGCAAGGAGAAATTGTGTTAGCACCCACGATCTTTACTGTGGAAATGTGCATGGCAGTTTAGAAACcggagaaggtgaagggattaGCGACTCTAAAGTTGTCTGTGATCATTGCTCTAGAGGTCTAGTTAGTATGGAATTTATGGGCATCTATCATGCGAATGAAGTGACATCGGACTGGAGCTACATCTCTGGAAGTCATCTTGCTTCTGAATCTGCTGATCATATCAATAATTTCCTTCCCTGTGTTCTTGCAGAATCTGGCGATGACTCTTTCTGCGACTGGACAAACTTATCATGCTCGAAAACTGGAATTCTGAAAGAACTGAAAGGACGTATGTCTGCTGAGGAAAACTTGGAGATTGAAGATGGAGTTCATTTCATTAAGGATGTTGTCACAATAAGGAAGCTCCCAGATCCAGATGATACAAAAGAAAGAGAGAAG ATTATGGAAGGCTACAAAAAGAATTTAGCATCAACATCAACGACAAGTGAGGTTAAGGTGGGGAACACAGGGAAAAGGGTACTGAAATCCCTTGCAGGCAGTGTTACATTGATCGGTGCACTGCTTGTCTTTCTTCATCTGAG GAGAAAGAGGGAAAGAGAGAGAAGTAGCCACACTGTGTTGCCTCTACCAGCTCATGAAACATATCAGGAAGTATACACAAACAAGAAAGTGGAGATTAACAACTATGACAAAAGATACCCTGGGGAGAGGCTTAAGCTTTAA
- the LOC121996980 gene encoding uncharacterized protein LOC121996980 isoform X4: protein MRRVTRTGSPEVVKVSEESPESSFRELDDVFLQTQTRIWLGEVLQFRIDEEMPIADLLADGELLFQVSKVVWKRLLKNHAELRNSKLFIYEHTSFARRNSRYMPYPKVDSFLKICQILGLTGIDLFSPSDVVEKRDIRRVSMCVRSFSKKARLKGLSVPDFDIVTYTIVMPTDLVGGICRSLEQSRCSSSSSSSYGMNFRRLYRKKGFEGGYESDEAESSYNELEFESPSLHVSFPAACMLDLDPEDYPQRRSVEDEFFKVHDYFELEDQTHNEDSHKNNQHEKNILLESTDSTFGGIIQSDSSKSSFSSHEKSPQEVQARLEDRYQTFNVSIPKTCLTELPTFDSLIDTVPANGHIKETFADMAVENLSSIIEKHDDMVYERWLRHEDHQNGIPICILQFDDDSKTSCCSSADGCTSPEGSVVDESIPSTLCETSYQTRSDIARRNCVSTHDLYCGNVHGSLETGEESGDDSFCDWTNLSCSKTGILKELKGRMSAEENLEIEDGVHFIKDVVTIRKLPDPDDTKEREKIMEGYKKNLASTSTTSEVKVGNTGKRVLKSLAGSVTLIGALLVFLHLRRKRERERSSHTVLPLPAHETYQEVYTNKKVEINNYDKRYPGERLKL, encoded by the exons ATGAGGCGGGTGACGAGAACGGGCTCGCCGGAGGTAGTGAAGGTGAGCGAAGAATCGCCGGAGTCCAGCTTCCGCGAGCTCGACGATGTGTTCTTGCAG ACTCAAACAAGAATATGGCTCGGAGAAGTTCTGCAATTTAGAATCGATGAGGAGATGCCTATTGCTGATTTGCTTGCTGATGGGGAGTTGCT CTTCCAAGTGTCCAAAGTTGTTTGGAAGAGGCTCTTGAAGAATCATGCTGAGCTAAGAAACTCGAAATTATTTATATATGAACACACATCATTTGCTAGGAGGAATAGCCGATATATGCCATATCCCAAAGTCGATTCGTTTTTGAAG ATCTGCCAAATCCTTGGGTTAACTGGAATTGATTTGTTCTCACCATCTGATGTTGTTGAGAAAAGGGACATTCGCAGAGTGAGTATGTGTGTTCGTTCTTTCTCAAAGAAAGCTCGATTGAAAGGCTTAAGC GTTCCAGATTTTGACATAGTCACATACACAATAGTCATGCCAACTGATCTAGTTGGTGGTATCTGCAGAAGTTTGGAGCAGTCAAGATGCAGCTCATCAAGCTCCAGTAGCTACGGCATGAACTTTAGAAGGTTATATAGAAAG AAAGGTTTTGAGGGTGGTTATGAATCTGATGAAGCAGAAAGCAGTTATAATGAATTAGAATTTGAAAGTCCCTCGTTGCATGTTTCATTTCCTGCTGCATGCATGCTCGATCTAGACCCAGAAGATTATCCCCAAAGAAGGTCAGTTGAGGATGAGTTCTTTAAAGTGCACGACTACTTTGAATTGGAAGATCAAACACACAACGAAGATAGTCACAAGAACAATCAACACGAGAAAAACATATTACTTGAATCTACTGATTCCACATTTGGAGGCATTATACAAAGTGATAGTAGCAAGAGTAGTTTCTCATCTCATGAAAAATCTCCACAGGAAGTACAAGCTCGATTGGAAGATCGATACCAAACTTTTAATGTTTCTATCCCCAAAACTTGCTTAACAGAACTGCCAACCTTTGATTCTCTTATAGATACTGTTCCTGCGAATGGACATATTAAGGAGACATTTGCAGATATGGCTGTTGAAAATCTGAGCAGCATAATTGAGAAACATGATGATATGGTATATGAAAGGTGGCTTCGACATGAAGACCACCAGAATGGCATTCCTATTTGTattcttcaattcgatgatgatTCAAAGACTAGTTGTTGCAGTTCTGCTGATGGATGCACATCACCAGAAGGTTCTGTTGTGGATGAGAGCATTCCAAGTACTTTGTGTGAAACCTCCTATCAAACAAGGAGTGATATTGCAAGGAGAAATTGTGTTAGCACCCACGATCTTTACTGTGGAAATGTGCATGGCAGTTTAGAAACcggagaag AATCTGGCGATGACTCTTTCTGCGACTGGACAAACTTATCATGCTCGAAAACTGGAATTCTGAAAGAACTGAAAGGACGTATGTCTGCTGAGGAAAACTTGGAGATTGAAGATGGAGTTCATTTCATTAAGGATGTTGTCACAATAAGGAAGCTCCCAGATCCAGATGATACAAAAGAAAGAGAGAAG ATTATGGAAGGCTACAAAAAGAATTTAGCATCAACATCAACGACAAGTGAGGTTAAGGTGGGGAACACAGGGAAAAGGGTACTGAAATCCCTTGCAGGCAGTGTTACATTGATCGGTGCACTGCTTGTCTTTCTTCATCTGAG GAGAAAGAGGGAAAGAGAGAGAAGTAGCCACACTGTGTTGCCTCTACCAGCTCATGAAACATATCAGGAAGTATACACAAACAAGAAAGTGGAGATTAACAACTATGACAAAAGATACCCTGGGGAGAGGCTTAAGCTTTAA
- the LOC121996980 gene encoding uncharacterized protein LOC121996980 isoform X5 — MRRVTRTGSPEVVKVSEESPESSFRELDDVFLQTQTRIWLGEVLQFRIDEEMPIADLLADGELLFQVSKVVWKRLLKNHAELRNSKLFIYEHTSFARRNSRYMPYPKVDSFLKICQILGLTGIDLFSPSDVVEKRDIRRVSMCVRSFSKKARLKGLSVPDFDIVTYTIVMPTDLVGGICRSLEQSRCSSSSSSSYGMNFRRLYRKKGFEGGYESDEAESSYNELEFESPSLHVSFPAACMLDLDPEDYPQRRSVEDEFFKVHDYFELEDQTHNEDSHKNNQHEKNILLESTDSTFGGIIQSDSSKSSFSSHEKSPQEVQARLEDRYQTFNVSIPKTCLTELPTFDSLIDTVPANGHIKETFADMAVENLSSIIEKHDDMVYERWLRHEDHQNGIPICILQFDDDSKTSCCSSADGCTSPEGSVVDESIPSTLCETSYQTRSDIARRNCVSTHDLYCGNVHGSLETGEGEGISDSKVVCDHCSRGLVSMEFMGIYHANEVTSDWSYISGSHLASESADHINNFLPCVLAESGDDSFCDWTNLSCSKTGILKELKGRMSAEENLEIEDGVHFIKDVVTIRKLPDPDDTKEREKIMEGYKKNLASTSTTSEVKEKEGKREK; from the exons ATGAGGCGGGTGACGAGAACGGGCTCGCCGGAGGTAGTGAAGGTGAGCGAAGAATCGCCGGAGTCCAGCTTCCGCGAGCTCGACGATGTGTTCTTGCAG ACTCAAACAAGAATATGGCTCGGAGAAGTTCTGCAATTTAGAATCGATGAGGAGATGCCTATTGCTGATTTGCTTGCTGATGGGGAGTTGCT CTTCCAAGTGTCCAAAGTTGTTTGGAAGAGGCTCTTGAAGAATCATGCTGAGCTAAGAAACTCGAAATTATTTATATATGAACACACATCATTTGCTAGGAGGAATAGCCGATATATGCCATATCCCAAAGTCGATTCGTTTTTGAAG ATCTGCCAAATCCTTGGGTTAACTGGAATTGATTTGTTCTCACCATCTGATGTTGTTGAGAAAAGGGACATTCGCAGAGTGAGTATGTGTGTTCGTTCTTTCTCAAAGAAAGCTCGATTGAAAGGCTTAAGC GTTCCAGATTTTGACATAGTCACATACACAATAGTCATGCCAACTGATCTAGTTGGTGGTATCTGCAGAAGTTTGGAGCAGTCAAGATGCAGCTCATCAAGCTCCAGTAGCTACGGCATGAACTTTAGAAGGTTATATAGAAAG AAAGGTTTTGAGGGTGGTTATGAATCTGATGAAGCAGAAAGCAGTTATAATGAATTAGAATTTGAAAGTCCCTCGTTGCATGTTTCATTTCCTGCTGCATGCATGCTCGATCTAGACCCAGAAGATTATCCCCAAAGAAGGTCAGTTGAGGATGAGTTCTTTAAAGTGCACGACTACTTTGAATTGGAAGATCAAACACACAACGAAGATAGTCACAAGAACAATCAACACGAGAAAAACATATTACTTGAATCTACTGATTCCACATTTGGAGGCATTATACAAAGTGATAGTAGCAAGAGTAGTTTCTCATCTCATGAAAAATCTCCACAGGAAGTACAAGCTCGATTGGAAGATCGATACCAAACTTTTAATGTTTCTATCCCCAAAACTTGCTTAACAGAACTGCCAACCTTTGATTCTCTTATAGATACTGTTCCTGCGAATGGACATATTAAGGAGACATTTGCAGATATGGCTGTTGAAAATCTGAGCAGCATAATTGAGAAACATGATGATATGGTATATGAAAGGTGGCTTCGACATGAAGACCACCAGAATGGCATTCCTATTTGTattcttcaattcgatgatgatTCAAAGACTAGTTGTTGCAGTTCTGCTGATGGATGCACATCACCAGAAGGTTCTGTTGTGGATGAGAGCATTCCAAGTACTTTGTGTGAAACCTCCTATCAAACAAGGAGTGATATTGCAAGGAGAAATTGTGTTAGCACCCACGATCTTTACTGTGGAAATGTGCATGGCAGTTTAGAAACcggagaaggtgaagggattaGCGACTCTAAAGTTGTCTGTGATCATTGCTCTAGAGGTCTAGTTAGTATGGAATTTATGGGCATCTATCATGCGAATGAAGTGACATCGGACTGGAGCTACATCTCTGGAAGTCATCTTGCTTCTGAATCTGCTGATCATATCAATAATTTCCTTCCCTGTGTTCTTGCAGAATCTGGCGATGACTCTTTCTGCGACTGGACAAACTTATCATGCTCGAAAACTGGAATTCTGAAAGAACTGAAAGGACGTATGTCTGCTGAGGAAAACTTGGAGATTGAAGATGGAGTTCATTTCATTAAGGATGTTGTCACAATAAGGAAGCTCCCAGATCCAGATGATACAAAAGAAAGAGAGAAG ATTATGGAAGGCTACAAAAAGAATTTAGCATCAACATCAACGACAAGTGAGGTTAAG GAGAAAGAGGGAAAGAGAGAGAAGTAG